The following are encoded together in the Peromyscus leucopus breed LL Stock chromosome 1, UCI_PerLeu_2.1, whole genome shotgun sequence genome:
- the LOC114703480 gene encoding olfactory receptor 5B3-like, with the protein MENRTEVTEFILLGLTNAPDLQAPLFIMFVLIYFINIAGNLGMIVLILWDSRLHTPMYIFLGNLSLVDIIYSSAVTPTVVAGLLVGNQVISYNACAAQMFLFVVFATAENFLLAAMAYDRYAAVCKPLHYTTTMTPTMCACLTMACYAGGFLNSSIHTGDTFRLYFCKSNVVHHFFCDVPAVMVLSCSDRHISEMVLLYGASFVICSALVVILISYIFIFITIFKMRSAAGYQKAMSTCVSHFTAVSIFYGTLIFMYLQPSSSHSMDTDKIVSVFYTMIIPMLNPVVYSLRNKEVKSAFKKVVEKTKYSLGF; encoded by the coding sequence ATGGAGAACAGGACAGAGGTGACAGAGTTCATCCTTCTAGGACTAACCAATGCACCAGACCTGCAGGCTCCTCTCTTTATCATGTTCGTGCTCATTTACTTTATCAACATAGCTGGAAACTTAGGGATGATTGTGCTGATTCTCTGGGACTCACGACTCCACACTCCCATGTACATTTTTCTTGGTAACTTGTCTCTGGTGGACATCATTTATTCCTCAGCTGTCACTCCAACAGTTGTGGCTGGACTTCTTGTAGGAAATCAAGTCATTTCCTACAATGCTTGTGCTGCTCAGATGTTCTTATTTGTAGTCTTTGCTACAGCAGAAAATTTTCTCCTGGCTgcaatggcctatgatcgctatgcAGCAGTGTGCAAACCCCTGCACTACACAACCACTATGACTCCAactatgtgtgcatgtctgacCATGGCCTGCTATGCTGGTGGTTTCCTGAATTCCTCCATCCACACTGGTGACACTTTCAGGCTTTACTTCTGCAAGTCCAACGTGGTCCATCACTTTTTTTGTGATGTTCCAGCAGTCATGGTTCTCTCCTGCTCTGATAGACACATCAGTGAAATGGTCCTTCTTTATGGAGCAAGTTTTGTTATTTGTTCTGCACTTGTTGTTATTTTGATATCCTACATATTCATCTTCATCACCATCTTCAAGATGCGCTCAGCTGCAGGATACCAGAAAGCTATGTCCACCTGTGTTTCTCACTTTACTGCTGTCTCCATTTTCTATGGGACTCTCATTTTCATGTACTTACAGCCCAGTTCCAGCCACTCCATGGACACTGACAAAATTGTGTCTGTGTTCTATACTATGATCATCCCCATGCTAAACCCTGTggtctacagcctgaggaacaaaGAGGTGAAAAGTGCATTCAAGAAAGTTGTGGAGAAGACAAAATATTCCCTAGGATTTTGA